A stretch of the Pseudomonas helvetica genome encodes the following:
- the argR gene encoding transcriptional regulator ArgR, with protein sequence MTAHRIGFLIWPSTKALTLALAEEALRVAQRVHPEVVYELSFLQAETPAEGAWQLPGEAWTGKLENFQKLFLLADEPPTTLAPALSSALKQLVRAGCVIGGLSAGVYPLAQLGLLDGYRAAVHWRWQDDFAERFPKVIATSHLFDWDRDRLTACGGMSVLDLLLAVLARDHGAELAGAVSEELVVERIREGGERQRIPLQNRLGSSHPKLTQAVLLMEANIEEPLTTDEIAQHVCVSRRQLERIFKQYLNRVPSQYYLELRLNKARQMLMQTSKSIIQIGLSCGFSSGPHFSSAYRNFFGATPREDRNQRRSSSPFELSSVPSERG encoded by the coding sequence ATGACTGCCCATCGAATTGGTTTCCTGATTTGGCCCAGCACTAAAGCCTTGACGCTGGCGCTGGCCGAGGAGGCCTTGCGTGTTGCTCAGCGCGTGCATCCGGAGGTTGTTTACGAACTCTCGTTCCTGCAGGCCGAAACGCCTGCCGAAGGGGCCTGGCAATTACCGGGTGAGGCGTGGACCGGCAAGCTGGAAAACTTCCAGAAGCTGTTTCTGCTGGCTGATGAGCCGCCGACGACGTTGGCACCAGCGCTCAGCAGCGCGCTCAAGCAATTGGTGCGTGCCGGTTGTGTGATTGGCGGTCTGTCGGCCGGTGTTTATCCGTTGGCCCAGCTCGGTTTGCTCGATGGCTATCGTGCGGCGGTGCACTGGCGCTGGCAGGATGATTTCGCCGAGCGTTTTCCCAAGGTCATCGCTACCAGCCATCTGTTCGATTGGGATCGCGATCGCTTGACCGCGTGCGGCGGGATGTCGGTGCTCGATCTGTTGTTGGCGGTGCTGGCCCGTGACCACGGCGCTGAACTGGCCGGTGCGGTGTCCGAAGAGTTGGTGGTCGAGCGCATTCGTGAAGGTGGTGAGCGTCAGCGCATTCCGTTGCAGAATCGCCTTGGCTCCAGCCATCCGAAGCTCACGCAAGCCGTGTTGCTGATGGAAGCCAATATCGAAGAGCCGCTGACCACCGACGAAATCGCCCAGCATGTGTGCGTGTCCCGTCGGCAGTTGGAGCGGATTTTCAAGCAGTACCTCAACCGCGTGCCGAGCCAGTACTACCTGGAATTGCGCCTGAACAAGGCCCGGCAGATGTTGATGCAAACCAGCAAGTCGATCATCCAGATCGGCCTGTCGTGTGGCTTCTCTTCGGGACCGCATTTCTCCAGCGCCTACCGCAACTTCTTCGGCGCCACGCCGCGGGAAGATCGTAACCAGCGGCGCAGCAGCAGCCCGTTCGAATTGTCTTCGGTGCCGTCGGAGCGTGGGTGA
- a CDS encoding DUF2790 domain-containing protein, protein MKALLVLALSSLCATAMADEIPTDVASNTVPVEEYTYSTHLDIAKVISMSEVPSVCEVVPARMEYEDSKGQRHILRYSVMGNGCSNG, encoded by the coding sequence ATGAAAGCTTTATTGGTTCTGGCCCTCAGCAGTCTGTGCGCAACCGCCATGGCAGACGAGATCCCGACTGATGTTGCCAGCAACACCGTACCGGTTGAGGAATACACTTACTCGACTCACCTGGACATCGCCAAAGTTATCTCCATGAGCGAAGTTCCCAGCGTTTGCGAAGTTGTACCGGCCCGCATGGAATATGAAGACTCGAAAGGTCAACGGCATATTCTGCGCTACAGCGTAATGGGTAACGGCTGCTCCAACGGCTGA
- a CDS encoding ABC transporter permease, which translates to MIFDYNVIWEALPLYFGGLVTTLKLLALSLLFGLLAALPLGLMRVSKQPIVNMSAWLYTYVIRGTPMLVQLFLIYYGLAQFEAVRESFLWPWLSSATFCACLAFAINTSAYTAEIIAGSLRATPNGEIEAAKAMGMSRFKMYKRILLPSALRRALPQYSNEVIMMLQTTSLASIVTLIDITGAARTVNAQYYLPFEAYITAGVFYLCMTFILVRLFKMAEHRWLGYLAPRKH; encoded by the coding sequence ATGATCTTCGACTACAACGTCATTTGGGAGGCCTTGCCGCTGTACTTCGGCGGCCTGGTCACCACCCTCAAACTGCTCGCGCTGTCGCTGCTGTTCGGTTTGCTGGCCGCGTTGCCGCTGGGCTTGATGCGGGTTTCCAAGCAGCCGATCGTCAACATGTCGGCTTGGCTTTATACCTACGTGATCCGCGGCACGCCGATGCTGGTGCAGCTGTTCTTGATCTACTACGGTCTGGCGCAATTCGAAGCAGTACGTGAAAGCTTCCTCTGGCCGTGGCTGTCCAGCGCGACGTTCTGTGCGTGCCTGGCCTTCGCGATCAACACCAGCGCCTACACCGCTGAAATCATCGCCGGCAGCCTGCGCGCTACGCCGAACGGTGAGATCGAAGCGGCCAAGGCCATGGGCATGTCGCGCTTCAAGATGTACAAGCGCATCCTGCTGCCGTCGGCCCTGCGCCGGGCGCTGCCGCAGTACAGCAACGAAGTGATCATGATGCTGCAGACCACCAGTCTGGCGTCCATCGTGACCTTGATCGACATCACCGGTGCCGCGCGTACCGTGAACGCTCAGTACTACTTGCCGTTCGAAGCCTACATCACCGCAGGCGTGTTCTACCTGTGCATGACGTTCATTCTGGTGCGCCTGTTCAAGATGGCCGAGCACCGCTGGCTGGGCTACCTCGCCCCGCGCAAGCACTGA
- a CDS encoding ribonucleotide-diphosphate reductase subunit beta codes for MLSWDEFDKEDGEVVAKGANAGHATEANMDRLDSAGGAAALEARAVTATDSAAIVRAKAALDKLDVAEGLAELEGASARVAVDEKRMINCRADLNQLVPFKYDWAWQKYLDGCANHWMPQEVNMTADIALWKNPEGLTDDERRIVMRNLGFFSTADSLVANNLVLAVYRLITNPECRQYILRQAFEEAIHTHAYQYCIESLAMDEGEIFNMYHEIPSVAKKATWGLKYTRSISDPKFETGTVETDKELLRNLIAYYCVLEGIFFYCGFTQILSMGRRNKMTGVAEQFQYILRDESMHLNFGIDVINQIKIENPHLWDAEMKEEASQMILQGTQLEIEYARDTMPRGVLGMNAAMMEDYLKFIANRRLSQIGLKEEYPGTTNPFPWMSEIMDLKKEKNFFETRVIEYQTGGALSWD; via the coding sequence ATGCTGAGCTGGGACGAATTCGACAAAGAAGACGGCGAAGTTGTCGCCAAAGGCGCCAATGCTGGCCACGCTACTGAAGCCAACATGGACCGCCTCGACAGCGCCGGTGGTGCCGCAGCCCTTGAAGCTCGCGCCGTAACCGCCACCGACTCGGCTGCGATCGTTCGCGCCAAGGCCGCCCTCGACAAACTCGACGTCGCCGAAGGCCTGGCCGAACTCGAAGGCGCTTCCGCCCGCGTTGCGGTCGACGAAAAGCGCATGATCAACTGCCGCGCCGACCTCAACCAACTCGTCCCGTTCAAATACGACTGGGCCTGGCAGAAGTACCTGGACGGCTGCGCAAACCACTGGATGCCGCAAGAAGTCAACATGACCGCCGACATCGCCCTCTGGAAAAACCCGGAAGGCCTGACCGACGACGAGCGCCGCATCGTGATGCGCAACCTCGGCTTCTTCTCCACCGCCGACTCCCTGGTTGCCAACAACCTGGTGCTGGCCGTGTACCGCCTGATCACCAACCCGGAATGCCGCCAGTACATCCTGCGCCAGGCGTTCGAAGAGGCGATCCACACCCACGCCTACCAGTACTGCATCGAATCGTTGGCCATGGATGAAGGCGAGATCTTCAACATGTACCACGAGATCCCATCGGTCGCGAAAAAAGCCACCTGGGGCCTGAAGTACACCCGTTCGATCTCCGATCCGAAGTTCGAAACCGGCACCGTCGAAACCGACAAAGAACTGCTGCGCAACCTGATCGCCTACTACTGCGTTCTGGAAGGCATCTTCTTCTATTGCGGCTTCACCCAGATCCTCTCCATGGGCCGCCGCAACAAAATGACCGGCGTCGCCGAGCAGTTCCAGTACATCCTGCGCGACGAATCCATGCACCTGAACTTCGGCATCGACGTGATCAACCAGATCAAAATCGAAAACCCACACCTGTGGGATGCTGAAATGAAGGAAGAAGCTTCGCAGATGATTCTGCAGGGCACTCAGCTGGAAATCGAATACGCTCGCGACACCATGCCTCGCGGCGTGCTGGGCATGAACGCGGCGATGATGGAGGATTACCTGAAGTTCATCGCTAACCGTCGTTTGTCGCAGATCGGTTTGAAAGAAGAGTATCCAGGGACGACTAACCCGTTCCCTTGGATGAGCGAGATCATGGACTTGAAGAAAGAGAAGAATTTCTTTGAGACAAGAGTGATTGAGTATCAGACTGGTGGGGCTTTGAGCTGGGATTGA
- a CDS encoding ABC transporter permease: MLKGYGAVILDGAWLTLQLALSSMALAIVLGLIGVALRLSPIRWLARLGDLYSTVIRGIPDLVLILLIFYGGQDLLNRVAPLLGYDDYIDLNPLVAGIGTLGFIFGAYLSETFRGAFMAIPKGQAEAGAAYGMSSFQVFFRVLVPQMIRLAIPGFTNNWLVLTKATALISVVGLQDMMFKAKQAADATREPFTFFLAVAAMYLVITSVSLLALRHLEKRYSVGVRAADL; encoded by the coding sequence ATGTTGAAAGGCTACGGGGCTGTCATCCTCGATGGCGCATGGCTGACGCTTCAGCTCGCCTTGTCGTCCATGGCCTTGGCCATTGTTCTGGGTCTGATCGGGGTCGCATTGCGCCTGTCGCCGATACGCTGGCTGGCCAGGCTGGGCGATCTGTATTCCACGGTGATCCGCGGGATTCCCGATCTGGTGCTGATCCTGCTGATTTTCTACGGCGGTCAGGACTTGCTCAACCGTGTTGCGCCATTGCTCGGCTATGACGACTACATCGACCTGAACCCGTTGGTCGCCGGTATCGGCACCCTGGGTTTCATCTTCGGTGCGTACCTGTCGGAAACCTTCCGTGGGGCCTTCATGGCGATCCCCAAAGGCCAGGCAGAAGCCGGTGCGGCGTACGGCATGAGCAGTTTTCAGGTGTTTTTCCGGGTATTGGTGCCACAGATGATTCGTCTGGCGATTCCGGGCTTTACCAATAACTGGCTGGTGTTGACCAAGGCGACTGCGCTGATTTCGGTGGTCGGTCTGCAAGACATGATGTTCAAGGCCAAGCAGGCGGCAGATGCCACCCGTGAGCCTTTCACCTTCTTCCTCGCAGTGGCCGCGATGTACCTGGTGATTACCAGTGTCTCGTTGCTGGCATTGCGTCACCTTGAGAAGCGCTACTCGGTAGGCGTAAGGGCGGCTGATCTATGA
- a CDS encoding ABC transporter substrate-binding protein — protein sequence MKKLVLLGALALSVLSLPTFADEKPLKIGIEAAYPPFASKAPDGSIVGFDYDIGNALCEEMKVKCVWVEQEFDGLIPALKVRKIDAILSSMSITDDRKKSVDFTNKYYNTPARLVMKAGTQVSDNLAELKGKKIGVQRGSIHNRFAEEVLKPLGAEIKPYGSQNEIYLDVAAGRLDGTVADATLLDDGFLKTDSGKGFAFVGPAFTDEKYFGDGIGIAVRKGDKAELDKINAAIVAIRANGKYKQIQDKYFNFDIYGK from the coding sequence ATGAAGAAACTCGTGCTTCTTGGCGCCCTGGCACTGTCCGTGCTGTCCCTGCCGACGTTCGCCGATGAAAAGCCTCTGAAAATTGGTATCGAGGCGGCATACCCTCCGTTCGCATCCAAAGCACCGGACGGCAGCATCGTCGGTTTCGACTACGACATCGGCAACGCCCTGTGCGAAGAGATGAAGGTCAAGTGCGTTTGGGTCGAGCAAGAGTTTGACGGTCTGATCCCGGCACTCAAAGTGCGCAAGATCGACGCGATCCTGTCGTCCATGTCGATCACTGACGACCGCAAGAAGTCCGTGGACTTCACCAACAAGTACTACAACACCCCGGCACGTCTGGTGATGAAGGCCGGAACGCAGGTCAGCGACAACCTGGCCGAGCTCAAGGGCAAGAAAATCGGCGTGCAACGCGGTTCGATCCACAACCGTTTCGCCGAAGAAGTCCTGAAACCGCTGGGTGCTGAAATCAAGCCGTACGGCTCGCAGAACGAAATTTACCTGGACGTGGCCGCCGGTCGCCTCGATGGCACCGTGGCCGACGCTACCCTGCTGGATGACGGCTTCCTGAAAACCGACTCGGGCAAGGGCTTCGCGTTTGTCGGCCCGGCCTTCACCGACGAGAAATACTTCGGCGACGGCATTGGTATTGCCGTGCGTAAAGGCGACAAGGCTGAGCTGGACAAGATCAACGCCGCCATCGTCGCCATTCGTGCGAATGGCAAGTACAAGCAAATCCAGGACAAGTACTTCAACTTCGATATTTACGGTAAGTAA
- the acs gene encoding acetate--CoA ligase: MSAASLYPVRPEVAANTLTDEATYKAMYQQSVVNPDGFWREQAKRLDWIKPFTTVKQTSFDDHHVDIKWFADGTLNVSYNCLDRHLAERGDQIAIIWEGDDPAESRNITYRELHEQVCKFANALRGQDVHRGDVVTIYMPMIPEAVVAMLACTRIGAIHSVVFGGFSPEALAGRIIDCKSKVVITADEGLRAGKKISLKANVDDALTNPETSSIQKVIVCKRTGGNIKWNQHRDIWYEDLMKVAGTVCAPKEMGAEEALFILYTSGSTGKPKGVQHTTGGYLLYAALTHERVFDYRPGEIYWCTADVGWVTGHTYIVYGPLANGATTLLFEGVPNYPDITRVAKIVDKHKVNILYTAPTAIRAMMAQGTAAVEGADGSSLRLLGSVGEPINPEAWEWYYKNVGQSRCPIVDTWWQTETGATLMSPLPGAHALKPGSAARPFFGVVPALVDNLGNIIEGVAEGNLVILDSWPGQARTLYGDHDRFVDTYFKTFRGMYFTGDGARRDADGYWWITGRVDDVLNVSGHRMGTAEIESAMVAHPKVAEAAVVGVPHDIKGQGIYVYVTLNGGEEPSEALRLELKNWVRKEIGPIASPDVIQWAPGLPKTRSGKIMRRILRKIATGEYDGLGDISTLADPGVVQHLIDTHKTMNVA, from the coding sequence ATGAGTGCGGCTTCTCTGTATCCCGTTCGTCCCGAGGTTGCAGCCAACACGCTGACTGACGAGGCGACCTACAAGGCCATGTACCAGCAGTCGGTCGTCAACCCGGACGGTTTCTGGCGCGAGCAAGCCAAGCGCCTCGACTGGATCAAGCCTTTCACCACGGTGAAGCAGACGTCCTTCGACGATCACCATGTTGATATCAAGTGGTTCGCCGATGGCACCCTGAACGTTTCCTACAACTGCCTGGACCGCCATCTCGCCGAGCGTGGCGATCAGATCGCGATCATCTGGGAGGGCGATGACCCGGCCGAGAGCCGCAACATCACCTACCGCGAGTTGCACGAACAAGTCTGCAAGTTTGCCAACGCCTTGCGCGGCCAGGATGTGCACCGCGGCGACGTGGTGACTATCTATATGCCGATGATTCCCGAAGCCGTGGTCGCCATGTTGGCCTGTACCCGGATCGGTGCGATTCACTCGGTGGTGTTCGGCGGCTTCTCGCCGGAAGCCCTGGCCGGTCGGATCATCGACTGCAAATCGAAAGTGGTGATCACCGCTGACGAAGGCCTGCGTGCCGGCAAAAAGATCTCGCTCAAGGCCAACGTCGATGACGCGCTGACCAACCCGGAAACCAGCAGCATTCAGAAGGTCATCGTGTGCAAGCGCACCGGTGGCAACATCAAGTGGAACCAGCATCGCGACATCTGGTACGAAGACCTGATGAAAGTCGCGGGCACCGTGTGTGCGCCGAAAGAGATGGGCGCTGAAGAAGCGCTGTTCATCCTGTATACCTCGGGCTCCACCGGCAAGCCGAAGGGCGTGCAGCACACCACTGGCGGTTATCTGTTGTACGCCGCGCTGACCCACGAGCGCGTGTTCGACTACCGTCCGGGCGAAATCTACTGGTGCACCGCCGACGTCGGCTGGGTCACCGGCCACACCTATATTGTCTATGGCCCGCTGGCCAACGGCGCGACCACCTTGCTGTTCGAGGGTGTACCGAACTACCCGGACATTACCCGGGTGGCGAAGATCGTCGACAAGCACAAGGTCAACATCCTCTACACCGCACCGACCGCGATTCGCGCCATGATGGCGCAGGGCACCGCGGCCGTTGAAGGTGCGGATGGCAGTAGCCTGCGTCTGCTGGGTTCGGTCGGTGAGCCGATCAACCCGGAAGCGTGGGAGTGGTACTACAAGAACGTCGGCCAATCCCGCTGCCCGATCGTCGATACCTGGTGGCAGACCGAAACCGGCGCAACCTTGATGAGCCCGCTGCCGGGCGCTCATGCGCTCAAGCCGGGTTCTGCGGCGCGGCCGTTCTTCGGGGTGGTGCCGGCGTTGGTCGACAACCTGGGTAACATCATCGAGGGTGTTGCCGAGGGTAACCTGGTGATTCTCGATTCGTGGCCAGGTCAGGCGCGTACGCTGTATGGCGATCACGACCGCTTCGTCGACACCTACTTCAAGACCTTCCGTGGCATGTACTTCACCGGTGACGGCGCGCGTCGCGATGCCGATGGCTACTGGTGGATCACTGGGCGCGTGGATGACGTGCTCAACGTTTCCGGTCACCGCATGGGCACGGCCGAGATTGAAAGTGCGATGGTCGCTCACCCGAAAGTCGCCGAAGCGGCGGTGGTCGGTGTGCCGCATGACATCAAAGGGCAGGGCATTTATGTCTACGTCACCCTCAACGGTGGCGAAGAACCGAGCGAAGCGCTGCGCCTGGAACTGAAAAACTGGGTGCGCAAAGAGATCGGTCCGATTGCCTCGCCGGATGTCATCCAGTGGGCGCCAGGCCTGCCGAAAACCCGTTCGGGGAAAATCATGCGGCGTATCCTGCGCAAGATCGCCACGGGTGAATACGACGGGCTGGGTGATATCTCCACCCTGGCCGATCCGGGTGTGGTGCAGCATTTGATTGATACGCACAAGACCATGAACGTCGCGTAA
- a CDS encoding ABC transporter ATP-binding protein, which produces MYKLEVQDLHKRYGSHEVLKGVSLKAAAGDVISIIGSSGSGKSTFLRCINLLEQPHAGKILLNNEELKLVANKDGALKAADPKQLQRMRSRLSMVFQHFNLWSHMTAMENIMEAPVHVLGMSKAEAREKAELYLAKVGVSHRKDAYPGHMSGGEQQRVAIARALAMEPEVMLFDEPTSALDPELVGDVLKVMQALAQEGRTMVVVTHEMGFAREVSNQLVFLHKGVVEESGNPREVLVNPQSERLQQFLSGSLK; this is translated from the coding sequence ATGTACAAACTTGAAGTCCAAGACCTGCATAAACGCTATGGCAGTCACGAAGTGCTCAAGGGCGTGTCCCTGAAAGCGGCGGCCGGCGATGTGATCAGCATCATCGGTTCCAGTGGCTCCGGCAAAAGTACTTTCCTGCGTTGCATCAACCTGCTTGAGCAACCACACGCTGGCAAGATTCTGCTCAACAACGAAGAGCTGAAACTGGTGGCGAACAAGGACGGCGCGCTGAAAGCCGCCGACCCGAAACAACTGCAACGCATGCGTTCGCGGCTGTCGATGGTGTTCCAGCATTTCAATCTGTGGTCGCACATGACCGCGATGGAAAACATCATGGAAGCGCCGGTTCACGTCCTCGGCATGTCCAAGGCCGAAGCCCGTGAAAAGGCCGAGCTGTATCTGGCCAAGGTCGGCGTGTCCCATCGTAAGGATGCCTACCCTGGCCATATGTCCGGCGGTGAGCAGCAGCGTGTGGCGATTGCCCGTGCGTTGGCGATGGAACCTGAGGTGATGCTGTTCGACGAACCGACCTCGGCACTCGACCCGGAGCTGGTGGGCGACGTGCTGAAAGTGATGCAGGCGCTGGCCCAGGAAGGTCGGACCATGGTCGTGGTGACGCACGAAATGGGCTTTGCCCGTGAAGTGTCGAACCAGTTGGTGTTCCTGCACAAAGGCGTGGTTGAAGAAAGCGGTAACCCGCGTGAAGTGCTGGTCAATCCACAGTCCGAACGTCTGCAACAATTCCTCTCGGGTAGCCTGAAGTAA